A section of the Devosia rhizoryzae genome encodes:
- a CDS encoding accessory factor UbiK family protein, translated as MNQNNRIFDGLGRVMNEAAGVADGVRREVETVVKSQAQRIVNDMELVKREDFDALRELVQVQGEEIDALRKEIAALRSPAAPLDL; from the coding sequence ATGAACCAGAACAACCGCATTTTCGACGGCCTTGGTCGGGTCATGAACGAAGCCGCCGGTGTTGCCGATGGCGTGCGGCGCGAAGTCGAGACGGTGGTCAAGAGCCAGGCCCAGCGCATCGTCAACGACATGGAACTCGTCAAGCGCGAAGATTTCGACGCCTTGCGTGAACTGGTGCAGGTGCAGGGCGAAGAGATCGATGCGCTGCGCAAGGAAATCGCGGCGCTGCGCAGCCCCGCTGCCCCGCTCGATCTCTAG
- a CDS encoding type III secretion system chaperone family protein, which translates to MSLIEFEPDRVSHPVDLVEHIASINDWTFERQDADEISISVRGGWSDYHVSFNWMEDLESLHIACAFDLKVPDARRNEIKQLISLINEQLWIGHFDIWNKEGVVLFRNSHLLTGGADVSPQQCEALLRSATDSCDLYYQAFQFVVWAGKSAADALSHVMFETVGEA; encoded by the coding sequence ATGTCCCTGATTGAATTCGAGCCCGACCGGGTTTCTCATCCGGTGGACCTGGTGGAGCACATTGCTTCCATCAACGACTGGACCTTCGAGCGTCAGGACGCCGACGAAATTTCGATTTCGGTACGCGGCGGCTGGTCTGACTACCACGTGTCGTTCAACTGGATGGAAGATCTCGAGTCGCTCCACATCGCCTGCGCCTTCGACCTTAAGGTCCCCGATGCGCGGCGCAACGAGATCAAGCAGCTTATCAGCCTCATCAACGAGCAGCTGTGGATCGGTCACTTCGATATCTGGAACAAGGAAGGCGTGGTCTTGTTCCGCAATTCGCACCTTCTTACAGGCGGCGCCGATGTGTCGCCGCAGCAGTGCGAGGCCCTTTTGCGCTCGGCGACCGATAGCTGCGACCTTTATTACCAAGCCTTCCAGTTCGTCGTCTGGGCCGGCAAGTCCGCTGCCGATGCCCTTAGCCACGTGATGTTCGAAACGGTGGGCGAAGCCTGA
- the proC gene encoding pyrroline-5-carboxylate reductase, translated as MTSLRNIGPVMLIGAGKMGLALAQGWLDGGLPASNLVLVDPSPSDAAKDLAEDYGLVLYSEAAGLQPNVLVLAVKPQVIGRVMESLIGVVGPQTLVLSIMAGISIDRLADGLRTGRVVRSMPNTPAQIGKGVSGAVAGAAVSANERDAAEALLAAAGRVVWFEAESDLDAVTAVSGSGPAYVFNLVEALAAAAVEQGLEPGVAMILARQTVIGAAALMEIDQAPASTLRQNVTSPNGTTAAALQVLMAEDGLTPLIGRAVDAARKRSEELGRG; from the coding sequence ATGACCTCCTTGCGCAATATCGGCCCGGTCATGCTGATCGGCGCCGGGAAGATGGGCCTGGCCCTGGCGCAGGGCTGGCTCGACGGCGGCCTGCCGGCATCCAATCTGGTGCTGGTTGACCCGTCGCCCAGCGACGCGGCCAAGGACTTAGCCGAAGATTACGGTCTCGTTCTTTACTCTGAGGCTGCGGGCCTCCAGCCCAATGTCCTGGTGCTGGCCGTCAAGCCGCAGGTTATCGGGCGAGTCATGGAAAGCCTGATCGGCGTCGTAGGGCCGCAGACACTGGTTCTGTCCATCATGGCCGGCATATCGATCGACCGGCTTGCCGATGGCTTGCGTACCGGGCGGGTCGTGCGCTCCATGCCCAACACGCCGGCACAGATCGGCAAGGGCGTTTCGGGCGCGGTTGCCGGTGCCGCGGTTTCTGCCAACGAGCGCGATGCTGCCGAGGCTTTGCTGGCAGCGGCAGGACGGGTCGTCTGGTTCGAGGCCGAAAGCGATCTCGACGCAGTGACCGCGGTTTCCGGGTCAGGTCCGGCCTATGTGTTCAATCTTGTGGAAGCTCTTGCGGCTGCGGCGGTGGAGCAGGGGCTCGAGCCCGGTGTCGCCATGATCCTTGCGCGGCAGACAGTGATCGGCGCGGCAGCGCTGATGGAAATCGACCAGGCTCCCGCCAGCACCTTGCGCCAGAACGTGACCTCGCCCAACGGCACGACAGCCGCGGCACTCCAGGTGCTGATGGCGGAGGATGGGCTGACACCGCTGATTGGCCGTGCCGTCGATGCTGCGCGAAAGCGCAGCGAAGAACTGGGTCGCGGCTAG
- a CDS encoding MarR family winged helix-turn-helix transcriptional regulator, which produces MAPDQKNVNKADINSAPADWADLPLDIMGLFFFAYRDFTGDADALLERQGFGRAHHRVLYFVNLRPGMPVADLLDILKITKQSLARVLRQLIDNGYVEQRTGDADRRQRLLHATEKGRQFFARLSESQASRIDASIDALSPEAARMVRLFLVGMVDPSDRNVLDRLNLTGKI; this is translated from the coding sequence ATGGCACCGGACCAAAAGAATGTCAACAAGGCTGACATAAATTCCGCACCCGCCGATTGGGCCGACCTGCCGCTCGACATCATGGGCCTGTTCTTTTTCGCCTATCGCGACTTTACCGGCGACGCCGATGCCCTTCTGGAACGGCAAGGCTTCGGGCGGGCGCACCACCGCGTGCTTTACTTCGTCAATCTGCGGCCGGGCATGCCGGTCGCCGACCTGCTCGATATTCTAAAGATCACCAAGCAAAGCCTGGCGCGGGTTTTGCGGCAACTGATCGACAATGGCTATGTCGAACAGCGCACCGGCGATGCCGACCGGCGGCAACGCCTGCTGCATGCGACCGAAAAGGGCCGTCAGTTCTTTGCACGGCTTTCAGAAAGCCAGGCAAGCCGCATAGACGCCTCGATCGACGCCTTGTCCCCGGAAGCTGCGCGCATGGTGCGGCTGTTTCTGGTTGGGATGGTGGACCCCTCCGACAGGAACGTGCTCGACCGGCTGAACCTGACGGGCAAGATATAA
- a CDS encoding branched-chain amino acid aminotransferase yields the protein MAGVPMDQREGWIWFDGELKPWQDAKIHVLTHGLHYASSVFEGERAYGGEIFKSREHTERLIRSAATLDMPFPYSVDEIEAAKRLVLDKNGLVDAYVRPVAWRGSEELSVPARNNKVHVAIAAWVWPSYFSVEEKLKGIRLEWSKWKRPSPETIPSSAKAAGLYMICTLSKDHAMANGFADALMLDYRGYVAEATGANVFFIKGKDITTPTPDCFLNGITRQTLIALAKENGFTVTERHIMPEELSQFDECFLTGTAAEVTPVSLIGDYKFTPGEGCRTLIDAYASTVQPKRAAAE from the coding sequence ATGGCCGGCGTGCCGATGGACCAGCGCGAAGGCTGGATCTGGTTCGATGGTGAACTCAAACCCTGGCAGGATGCCAAGATCCACGTGCTGACGCATGGCCTGCATTATGCAAGCTCGGTGTTTGAAGGCGAACGTGCCTATGGCGGCGAGATCTTCAAATCCCGCGAACATACCGAGCGCCTGATCCGCTCCGCGGCAACGCTCGACATGCCTTTCCCCTATTCGGTCGACGAGATCGAGGCTGCCAAGCGTCTGGTGCTCGACAAGAATGGCCTGGTCGACGCCTATGTGCGCCCGGTTGCCTGGCGCGGTTCGGAAGAGCTGTCCGTGCCGGCCCGCAACAACAAAGTCCATGTCGCCATCGCTGCCTGGGTCTGGCCGAGCTATTTTTCGGTCGAGGAAAAGCTCAAGGGCATTCGCCTCGAATGGAGCAAGTGGAAGCGTCCGTCGCCGGAGACCATTCCATCTTCGGCCAAGGCTGCCGGTCTTTACATGATCTGCACCTTGTCCAAGGATCACGCTATGGCCAACGGCTTTGCCGATGCGCTGATGCTGGATTATCGCGGCTATGTGGCGGAAGCCACCGGTGCCAACGTGTTCTTCATCAAGGGCAAGGACATCACGACGCCGACGCCCGATTGCTTCCTCAACGGCATCACGCGGCAGACGTTGATCGCGCTGGCCAAGGAAAACGGCTTCACCGTTACGGAACGCCACATCATGCCAGAGGAACTGTCGCAGTTCGACGAGTGCTTCCTCACCGGCACCGCAGCGGAGGTTACCCCCGTGTCGCTGATCGGCGATTATAAGTTCACGCCGGGCGAAGGCTGCCGCACCTTGATCGATGCGTATGCCTCGACCGTGCAGCCAAAGCGCGCTGCGGCCGAGTAG
- a CDS encoding fatty acid desaturase family protein — MAKSYVHPATLKSLSVLRPWRTALAIAFDWGLIAAAIAVSQWAQNPLVYAVAVAVIGGRMHGFAILLHEFAHHRFINGRKELSDWVCDLLLAWSILTTVASYRTNHLAHHRYTNTDQDPDWVFKLGNRKFTFPKHWQEGVLDLVGYVLVVSSIIDIFNIMGRLRLLDKSPLSYRLARLGFYVAMAAWFTVLGIWTDVLLYWFVPYLTAFFLFMHVRSVAEHFGNMDYSHELGGTRSVLPHLWERVFFAPHNVNHHLEHHLYPSVPFYNLPQLHAVLMENPDYALNAHNTRGYTTGLVRETLFGAEPGWQGQSKMPAE; from the coding sequence ATGGCCAAATCCTATGTTCATCCCGCCACGCTCAAGAGCCTGTCGGTGCTTCGTCCCTGGCGCACGGCCCTGGCCATCGCCTTCGATTGGGGGCTGATCGCGGCGGCGATCGCTGTTTCGCAGTGGGCGCAGAACCCGCTGGTCTATGCGGTAGCCGTTGCCGTCATCGGCGGCCGCATGCATGGCTTTGCCATTCTACTGCATGAATTCGCGCACCACCGCTTCATCAACGGCCGCAAGGAGTTGAGCGACTGGGTCTGCGACCTGCTTCTCGCTTGGTCGATCCTGACCACGGTTGCGAGCTACCGCACCAACCATCTGGCCCATCACCGCTACACCAATACCGATCAGGACCCCGATTGGGTGTTCAAGCTGGGCAACCGCAAGTTCACCTTTCCCAAGCATTGGCAGGAAGGCGTGCTCGATCTCGTTGGTTATGTCCTGGTCGTGAGCTCGATCATCGATATCTTCAACATCATGGGCCGCCTTCGCCTCCTCGATAAGTCGCCGCTATCCTATCGCCTTGCGCGGCTTGGTTTTTATGTCGCCATGGCGGCTTGGTTCACGGTGCTCGGCATCTGGACGGATGTGCTGCTCTACTGGTTCGTGCCTTACCTGACGGCCTTCTTCCTGTTCATGCATGTGCGCAGCGTTGCCGAGCATTTCGGCAATATGGATTACAGCCATGAGCTCGGCGGGACCCGCAGCGTACTTCCGCACCTTTGGGAGCGGGTGTTCTTTGCGCCGCACAACGTCAATCATCACCTCGAGCACCACCTTTATCCGAGCGTGCCCTTCTACAACCTGCCTCAGCTGCATGCGGTGTTGATGGAGAACCCGGACTACGCGCTCAACGCACACAACACGCGTGGCTATACGACCGGGCTGGTGCGCGAGACCCTGTTCGGCGCGGAGCCGGGATGGCAGGGACAAAGCAAAATGCCCGCCGAATAG
- a CDS encoding molybdenum cofactor biosynthesis protein MoaE, whose amino-acid sequence MIRVTANSFDAGAEANRFAASHTDVGAMVTFTGLVRSLPDDPILALVLECYEELATNELAALREQAISRFGLTDAAIIHRHGRLVPGETIMMVMTLAPHRQAAFEGAQFLMDYLKTDAPFWKQEETATGARWVVTMPKDKDARSRWIS is encoded by the coding sequence GTGATCCGCGTCACCGCTAACAGTTTCGACGCGGGCGCAGAGGCCAACCGCTTTGCCGCGTCCCATACCGACGTGGGCGCCATGGTGACCTTTACGGGTCTTGTCCGCTCACTGCCCGACGATCCGATCCTGGCGCTGGTTCTCGAATGCTATGAAGAGCTCGCGACCAACGAATTGGCGGCACTGCGCGAGCAGGCGATCAGCCGCTTCGGACTGACCGACGCCGCCATCATCCACCGCCATGGACGGCTCGTGCCCGGCGAAACCATCATGATGGTGATGACCCTTGCGCCCCACCGCCAGGCGGCTTTCGAAGGCGCGCAGTTCCTGATGGACTACCTTAAGACCGATGCGCCGTTCTGGAAGCAGGAAGAAACGGCGACCGGCGCCCGGTGGGTAGTAACCATGCCAAAAGACAAGGATGCGCGATCGCGCTGGATCAGTTAA
- a CDS encoding MoaD/ThiS family protein — protein sequence MKVLYFAWLRERLNRASDEVSPPEEVKTLADLVSWLRSRDEALDYAMADPSIFKLSRDARIVPWDTPLDGAQTVAILPPMTGG from the coding sequence ATGAAGGTTCTCTATTTCGCCTGGTTGCGTGAACGTCTCAACCGCGCCAGCGACGAGGTTTCGCCCCCCGAAGAGGTAAAGACCCTGGCCGATCTCGTGAGTTGGCTGCGATCGCGAGACGAAGCGCTCGACTATGCCATGGCCGATCCTTCGATTTTCAAGCTCAGCCGCGATGCTCGCATCGTGCCCTGGGATACGCCGCTCGATGGCGCGCAGACCGTCGCTATCCTGCCGCCGATGACGGGCGGCTAA
- the pgsA gene encoding CDP-diacylglycerol--glycerol-3-phosphate 3-phosphatidyltransferase, whose protein sequence is MNRNPLLLVPNIITIARILAIIPIVAMVMSGDPTLRIVALVLYVLAAVSDYLDGYLARAWDQYSDLGRMLDPIADKLLVGILIAALAWDGSLSAWDMIPVTAIYFREFFISGLREFLGNKTVVLPVSQLAKWKTTVQLVALAVILLEGVVPAVGLLSDILLWAAGIITLITGWNYLRASWPHLSGIGR, encoded by the coding sequence ATGAACCGCAATCCGCTGCTTCTCGTTCCCAATATCATCACCATCGCCCGCATCCTGGCGATCATTCCGATCGTCGCCATGGTCATGAGCGGGGACCCGACCCTGCGCATCGTGGCGCTGGTTCTCTATGTTCTGGCGGCTGTGAGCGACTATCTCGATGGCTATCTGGCGCGGGCCTGGGACCAGTATTCCGACCTCGGGCGCATGCTCGATCCGATCGCCGACAAACTGCTTGTCGGCATTTTGATAGCGGCCCTCGCCTGGGATGGCTCGCTATCGGCTTGGGACATGATCCCCGTGACCGCCATCTATTTCCGCGAATTCTTTATTTCGGGTCTGCGCGAGTTCCTCGGCAACAAGACTGTCGTCTTGCCGGTCAGCCAGCTGGCCAAATGGAAGACCACGGTCCAGCTTGTCGCCCTAGCAGTCATCCTTCTTGAAGGCGTTGTGCCAGCTGTCGGTCTTTTGTCCGACATCCTGCTTTGGGCTGCCGGCATCATCACGCTGATCACGGGCTGGAACTATCTACGCGCCTCCTGGCCGCATCTCTCCGGGATCGGCAGATGA
- a CDS encoding 3-deoxy-7-phosphoheptulonate synthase translates to MLKSTDDLRITEIKPLPTPIDVIRQHPRTDAATRTVIAARHAFHNILTGQDDRLAVVVGPCSIHDPKAAMDYARRLVVLREQLGDRLEIIMRVYFEKPRTTVGWKGLINDPDLDGSFNIAEGLNVARTMLLDVNNLGLPAACEFLDMTTPQYIADLVSWAAIGARTTESQIHRELASGLSCPVGFKNGTDGNVKIALDAVLSASHPHHFLAVTKDGRSAIAATTGNEDCHIILRGGKTTNYDAASVEAAAQAATKAGLNPAIMIDASHANSSKDPENQPKVLADIGHQMAAGDRRIIGVMIESNLVAGCQDLVAGKELVYGQSITDGCIDWDTTVTALNALADAVEKRRAVTTQAVA, encoded by the coding sequence ATGCTCAAATCCACCGACGACCTGCGCATCACCGAAATAAAACCGCTGCCGACGCCGATCGACGTGATACGCCAGCATCCGCGCACCGATGCTGCGACCCGCACCGTCATCGCTGCTCGTCACGCCTTCCACAATATCCTGACCGGCCAGGACGACCGGCTCGCCGTAGTCGTTGGCCCCTGCTCCATCCACGATCCCAAGGCAGCGATGGACTATGCCCGGCGCCTCGTCGTGCTGCGCGAACAGCTCGGCGACCGGCTCGAAATCATCATGCGCGTCTACTTCGAAAAGCCCCGCACGACGGTCGGCTGGAAGGGCCTGATCAACGATCCCGATCTCGATGGCAGCTTCAACATTGCCGAGGGCCTCAACGTGGCCCGCACGATGCTGCTCGACGTCAACAATCTCGGGCTGCCGGCGGCCTGCGAATTCCTCGATATGACGACGCCACAATACATTGCCGACCTCGTTTCCTGGGCAGCTATCGGCGCACGCACCACCGAATCGCAGATCCACCGTGAACTGGCCTCGGGACTTTCCTGCCCAGTCGGCTTCAAGAACGGCACCGATGGCAACGTCAAGATCGCTCTAGACGCGGTGCTCTCCGCCTCTCACCCCCACCATTTCCTCGCCGTCACCAAGGACGGCCGCTCCGCTATTGCCGCGACCACCGGCAATGAGGACTGCCACATCATTCTGCGCGGTGGCAAAACCACGAACTACGATGCCGCCAGCGTCGAGGCCGCGGCCCAGGCGGCGACCAAGGCTGGCTTAAACCCCGCCATCATGATCGACGCCAGCCACGCCAATTCGTCCAAAGATCCGGAGAACCAGCCCAAGGTCCTTGCCGACATCGGCCACCAGATGGCGGCGGGCGATCGGCGTATCATCGGCGTCATGATCGAGTCCAACCTCGTCGCGGGCTGCCAGGACCTGGTGGCCGGCAAGGAACTGGTCTACGGCCAGTCCATCACCGATGGCTGCATTGATTGGGACACGACGGTCACCGCCCTTAACGCCCTTGCCGATGCGGTCGAGAAGCGGCGGGCCGTGACCACCCAGGCCGTTGCTTAA